A window of Pseudochaenichthys georgianus chromosome 19, fPseGeo1.2, whole genome shotgun sequence genomic DNA:
TCATGGTTATAGATAACATTGGTTTATGATTTAGGGTTGTATTGATCAAGCCCTTACTGTACTTTGCACTTTACCACCAATTGTAAACGTTTGCAAAACTGCAGACAGTACTTACCTAAGAACTGTAAAACATGACTAAACCCCCTGTAGATCCAGTCAAATAAAAACGACATCTTGACAGTGTTCGACTGAAACAAGAGAAAAGTCAGATTAGAATCGCATAACACTCCAAAAAAAATTTGATCTGTTTACACTTTATCATTGAGGTATTTATTGATTTTGGTAGCTAATTCTTGAGTGCATAGTTTGTGATGCTGTATTAAAAACCCAATATTGTGAGGTTCTCTAAAATCCTTTTGAGCATAAAACACAGTGTATTGTATGTTAGTAGTTAGTTTTCAGATATATTATTTTGTCCCGTGACAGCAGAAAAAGGCACAGGTGTGATTGATCACATTCATTAGGACAGTGCTCTATTTAGGTAGGCCGGCCCCACTTGTGTTCTTCCTGGTAGAACAAGTCAACATGTCTGCCATGAGAACGGTATGTTTTCCCACACCATTACATCACACCGAGATAACGTTATGACGACACCAAAGCTGCACTCACATAGGCAAAATGTATCACATGACTTCATATATCGTTCAGATCAAACTAAGCATGTGCATCCAAACACCTGTGTACATTATCACCGTTATCGACATCCAAGTTAGCTAATGATAACCTACATTATTTAACAGCGATACTTTCCACTatattataaaatggcatttacaaCCAGccagggtcggctctagaacaaatcgaatgggggggaaatcatttaccaaggggggggggggggggggcacacactgccagcaacaaccaacacacaaacaccaacgcaacttcaatttcaaaaaacatgctgtaaattctattgtctttcacacacattgcagggtgtagtgctattgtatagcgcacctatgacttgtgcatgcatgcacggttgtggcacgaccaccaaaacagaaacatatggacataggccaccatataaaaagtgtgcaaatgtatttagtatcctatccatgtgaacatgttttaggtgtggggtggacctaacctccacTAGGAGGGTCTCACGCATGCTCcaccgggaagattatttttttaaatattgaagttaaatgcatcaatctggtgcactttgagagcaaaatgaagagatctatggatacatctctcagcatccatatgaaacagaactgtacacagatgtactttttctttatggatattttactaatcactccccttttaaactgtattcttgtgttactgtcctatagtatttcatacccgtttttcatttattctcttatttttgtaataACTATAggctaatgatcatataaatgtgttcctcacaaatacttgtttacataaatggtgaccaaaccgtttgagacccactgagataacttacactaaagttaactatctaaacactgagagagtccttacctcactgagctgaggttatacgatcctctcagtctgacaggagaggactctcctccactttggtgtagaaacagctctttatatccgttagcatagctagctaaccagatgctaacaacaacattccactTTACCGCTcgcgcactcacaaaatgcgatcgtgccacacacacagagccaagcttaaattaaacacagagacccagaagtaggctacttgtactgtactgtatgtcatattattttcgatggctttagtgtataatcagtgtaacagatgaacagatcgccactgggctttcatctaaacacacagccacgtaatgataacacaacaaaagtcggggggtcattggtcaagcaacacaccaatcagagagcagcagtgagcacacctcaggctgtgttttatatttgtattctttatttctgatgtatttcacacaaaaaacctttagtggaaacgttttcacttatatgattacaaaaaaaaacccggcaaagtggcaaggcttgcctaccctgcgttgggggggcacagtgactcatttgggggggcatggcccgcgaatgaccccccatgacgccgaccctgcAAACAGCAACAGTGTAATGTCCTAACTACCCTGAACACTGAATGAGTTAAAGACATGTGTGTTTGTATTTAGCTTGTTTCAGTGTGCACGGTATTGACGCTTGTTAGCTAGGTAGCCATTAGCGTTAGCTTAACGTTAAACCTCCGGTCTGTTCTCCTGTGGGCCAGGTTGCCGTTCAGGGCACTAGAGACTCCTCGCAGATCCACATCGAACTGATGTCAAGCGCACACTATGTTGTATTGtgtgttaacatctaaataatGTTATTCTACTCTAACGTTAGCTGGCTTACCCCTCAGTACTGACCGTAGTATTGGTGGTCTCCTTGGAAACAGTCAGAGTTCCGCTTCTGAttcttctgattctgattcttcttcttcttcttcttcttcttcttcttcttctgtggtgtgtATGCGGTTGTTTGCAACCTTAGTTTTGGGTTTCTGCCATCTCCTGGTGTCAGGTAACTCCTACAGTGTCCAGCATGCTCTCTGGTGTGTTTTCccctattatacatccatggtttttCCTTTAACAAAGATACATGTTCTAATGTTTCTGGTACTTGGTAGGCCTACTGATCACCAAAACCagtttgaaatgtatcgataAGCTAATATTACAATTTGTTTAAGGCACAGTCGATATTGTCCTTTTCTTTACCTATTCATGATTGTCATTGATCCTCTTTTTTTTATCCTCTCAGATTTCACACCAACTATATTTTTGAATGGCACGTAAATGTCTTCCCGCTTATTTCCTGCCAATCTATTAAtttccttcctttgattctgaTTTGTAGAGACTaatatatatttagtttttaacAGCTTTTTTGGCTGGTTTGTCCTCTCTTTAATACCAAGGAAAGCCTGAATGAGCAGGAATCCAAATTAATATTCTTAATACTTATATTGTGTTTATTATTAGTAATGTTGTATTGTAGTCATTCCTGAAGATTACTGGATGAGCCAGGCATGAAACCTTTACATAAGAACAACATTTTAATACCACACTGTAACAAAATAAGCCTACTgttaaaaaaagtgaaataaaaatgcTACTTGTCTGAAAGTAAGTATGAGCAAACCTACCTAAATTATTACAAGTATTAGATGTAGAAACAACCCCTGTaacttttatattattatatattatactcATGCATGCATACACAAATCAGGATGTTACTGTTGTCAGTTGAATTGGAGGTCATTTTTAGCACCAcactaacaagtaacatgtaatgtaactaaTTTACTTTTCAGAAAGACTCCATTCAAGCATTGAACCACATTTTACttcaggtacatttagaactgAAAACTTTGATCTCGGGTAGGAAATTAAAAAGAGCATCAGGCAATCAATGCAGGTATGATTTCAGGTATTGGTTGTAATAATGGCTGTAACCCTTTGAGCTGTTGTTGCCATAGTTATTAACACAACTAAGGTCTCTAGTGCTTATTGAAGTGTagtgtttaataataataataataataattccttacatttattatagcgcttttccagtgctcaaagcgctttacagacacACATTACATATATgtgttatacatgcaatggtcactgtggacaatacccacaggagcaagttcaggtgaagtgtcttgcccaaggacacaccggctttacagacgcagcagcggcgggtttcaccccttgatctgatgatcattgttTAATTGCAGCCTACAGAAGCACCCAATGGTGCTTATCCACTTACAGCCACAGACttacaaaaacatttatttatactgttaaGAGGCCAAAATTGCCAGCAGGcagtatttcttttttttttttcaacaatcACAAGCAGAGCATTACTTATTGCTACTATCTATTTTATATCCTTATTCTGTAGGTAACCGTACATCATGGTGACATCGACAATATGTAGGAGGtgcaataaatacaaaataaaatggacAATATAGTGGGATTTATTGTGTCAAGCTTGAAACTAGATATTGAGTTACAAACACACAAAGCTTTTTTGACGGCATCAGAAAtatgaacaaacaaaaaagcaagaaaatgtgacatgaaacataaattcAATCCATCCAGTTACCGCGCTGCTCTGTTGTGttgaaatcagatgaagaaAGAAGTGAAGTAAGGAATGATGTTTTCTGCTCAGAAGTTTCCTCTTAGTTCTCATAGTAGAACCATTGGTCGACtggaaaacataaataaaagaaACGTATGCGATTTCCATCAAGTTAAAACATCGAGTATctgcaataaaacaaataaacgtACAATCACCCACCTGAACTTGGAATGGGATTTTCAGCTCCAAAAGCACATGCCTGTAAAAGAAAGTAGTCATCAAAGAGTGTTATTTTGAGAAATGGATCATTTATTTTGGATACATTTGTGAAATCATTTTGGGTGTGTTTTTTAGAGTttcttttttcattttcaaGAAATCAAATGGTAACCATATTTTCAAAAATTGGCAAGCATTTAAGTATTTGTGGATATTTTGTTtatcatatttatattataatgtaAGTAACGAAAGGAGGTTGTATACATTTGAAAATGACAAACTTACAGATTTAACGACGGCCTCTGCATCCCCAGCAGAGCAGCAGAACGGACTATCTGAGACACCGGTGTTCGTGCTGATTTCAAGGAAtaaaaataaaggaattatttacaGAAAGTCACAAACTCATTACTTTATCTGTAGTAAAAAGGTGTTAAACAGAGTGAGAGATTTGCTGCTACTTTAAAGATCAACAGATTGTCAAAATGTTCCGGTTGATGGATTTGTCGTTTAGTCTATTCATTGTAGCTCTACTTCATAGACTGTCTGCGTTAAGCACTCACCAGTTTAACTCTCCAGCGCTGGAATTCTTAGAAATCAGTGCCTTCCAAAACTCATGGGTGTCCTTGATTGTTTTAACGGCAAAGTCctggaaaacattttttttttctcacaacAATCAATAGACATCATTTCCCCCTCCCCCTTCAATATAACGGGTACACATACAATTGATGTGTGTAACCAAAGAGGTTGGGCTATagaaaaaacatttcataacaactTTGCCTCTGAAAATGTTTTACGTTTGTAAATTGTTTTCGGTTGTAAGTTTCTTATTAATTTGAGCACACCTGATACAGAAATAATGTTACATGTATTTACACAACATACTGTTATCagtcatttaaattaaaaaaacatttataacaGTTTTAAAACACAGCATACTGTAAGTTCTGTGACAACTTAAAAAGGCGTACCCTGTCCTTGAACTCCCCGTTGAAAGCAAACTGGTTTTCAGGCTTCCCATCTGGGACTTTGTACCTTTTGAACCAATCAAAAGTTGCCTCCAGGTATCCAGGCTTAAGTCGTCTTACATCATCAATATCTGCAACAAATCGATAACAAAGCAAAACCCTGAATATTCAGAAAACCTTATTAAACTGCATATGTCCTTCTTTAATTGTTGGTTGTTCATACCGTTAAAGTCTGCAGACTCGGGGTCCTCAGTATTGATCACAATGACCTTCCAGTCTGTTTCGCCCTCATCGATCAAAGCCAGAGTTCCCAACACTTTCACTTTGATAATTTCTCCTCGAGAGCACACCTGAGAATCAAAGGCACTCTTAATAAGAAACGCTACAAACGGTTCAATATAACTCTGTCTCTTCAAAGCCCCTAATGACAGTTGTACCTTATTTCCTATGTCACATATGTCAATAGGATCGTTGTCTCCACAGCATCCTGTGTCGCTGTCCTTGTGGTTGGGATCTTCCCATGTCTGTGATCAAAGAAAGCTCAGGTTAGAAGAGCGGGGATATGGTCGGTTTTCCTGTTGTCTGAACATCAACTTAGTTACCTGAGGAATAGCTCCATAGTTCCAGATGTAGCCTTTGTGAGGGAACACATTTGCTACATAACGGAGGTTCCCCTTCTTTATATCTTGTTTCAGTGGATTAAGAGGATCTTTGGTGGCAATCtgattttaaaaaagaaaagagaacaTTTAATATTAGTTCCACAACGACAACATAGTATTAGGAGGGACTTAACATCAACTTAAGTGTACCCGTTTGCAAATATGCATACCTCCATCTTTGCATTTGTCCATCTTGGAACCTCCACAACAGCATGGAAGATATTCTGCAGGATTATAAGAAATACTGTTACATCAGGACGAATCCTTCTAAATGTTTTAAATTCATTTCAATGCCATTTTTATAGTTATGTAAGGCCTACATAATTGTGATTATACGTATTGGCAAAGtcacctttttttttcaacaaggCCCCAATGTCTGCCTGAACTAAAGTTACCTGAGGTCATTTAAGGTAGCACACTGATTATGGCCCCCAGGTGGTACTGGGAAGCCATCTGGCCATTACTGATTACTACTAATTCAGAATCAAAGTTGAATTGTAAAATCTCAATATGACTCATTTTGGTAATCTGGGATATAACGATACTTTTAAACTACAAATGGTACGTGTACAACATTTGACTTGCAACACAAGTTGATTTAATAAACATTTAAAGGCTACATTACAGCCCCAGCAACACAGTTATATAATACAAATGCTACAAATACAGCTctactttttaaaataaaaacctgCAGCATTAAGTTTGACACTGGATGCTCACCTCTGCTTCATTTGCGTAGATGGGTATGTCATGGAAGGGAGAGATGTATTTTCCCTCAGAGTTTTCTAAGGAAAAGAGTAATGCATTTTTAGCAGAAATACAAATTTTGATGAGCTACAAATGGCCAGATCTCTTCATAAAGCTCTACTGGCTAATGCAGCCATAATAGTTTCCAGATAGCTGGCAACTATTACACTAAAGGTTTTCAACAACACAAATACTAGATGTATAAAAAAGCTGTTCTTACTGAAATACACTCTGTAGTCCAGGGTGTTGGGCCGGCCCCTCTCCTCGACAGTAACGCTCATTTCTGCTGCTGCTTTCAGAACACTGTGGTCTGCACTAATCCAGGAGTAAGAAGCTCCTGACTGACAGGCAGTCATTCAGCAGACATGCGCATAAACCAAGAGCCCTGGCAGGCATGCATGTGACACCAGGAAGTGTACGGGCCAGCTGACAGACATGAATGTTCCTGAATTCTTATCCCATCCATTATTGGCATCTGTAGCTAACAAGCATGAACAGTGGAGAGAATTACTCAACAATCAGCAGCTAATCCTTAGTTGTTAGCACTTCTCCATGGCAACCACATATATTCTGCCGCCTGGATGTGAAGTTTCTTTACCTTCTCTGCGTGTAAAGTGATTTGTTTTTAATTTCCCTC
This region includes:
- the ppa1a gene encoding inorganic pyrophosphatase 2, mitochondrial, translated to MTACQSGASYSWISADHSVLKAAAEMSVTVEERGRPNTLDYRVYFKNSEGKYISPFHDIPIYANEAENIFHAVVEVPRWTNAKMEIATKDPLNPLKQDIKKGNLRYVANVFPHKGYIWNYGAIPQTWEDPNHKDSDTGCCGDNDPIDICDIGNKVCSRGEIIKVKVLGTLALIDEGETDWKVIVINTEDPESADFNDIDDVRRLKPGYLEATFDWFKRYKVPDGKPENQFAFNGEFKDRDFAVKTIKDTHEFWKALISKNSSAGELNCTNTGVSDSPFCCSAGDAEAVVKSACAFGAENPIPSSVDQWFYYEN